From the Kitasatospora viridis genome, one window contains:
- the pdxS gene encoding pyridoxal 5'-phosphate synthase lyase subunit PdxS — translation MSSSTTASADQPQIGTARVKRGMAEQLKGGVIMDVVNAEQAKIAEDAGAVAVMALERVPADIRKDGGVARMSDPDMIDGIINAVSIPVMAKSRIGHFVEAQVLQALGVDYIDESEVLTPADEVNHSDKWAFTTPFVCGATNLGEALRRVAEGAAMIRSKGEAGTGNVVEAVRHMRQINADIRRLTTLDENELYVAAKNLQAPYELVKEVAQLGKLPVVLFSAGGVATPADAALMMQLGAEGVFVGSGIFKSGDPAKRAAAVVKATTFFDDPKVIADVSRGLGEAMVGINCDTLPETERYANRGW, via the coding sequence GTGTCCAGCAGCACTACCGCTTCCGCCGACCAGCCGCAGATCGGCACCGCCCGGGTCAAGCGCGGTATGGCCGAGCAGCTCAAGGGCGGTGTGATCATGGACGTGGTCAACGCCGAGCAGGCCAAGATCGCCGAGGACGCCGGTGCCGTCGCCGTCATGGCGCTGGAGCGGGTTCCGGCCGACATCCGCAAGGACGGCGGCGTTGCCCGGATGTCCGACCCGGACATGATCGACGGCATCATCAACGCGGTGTCGATCCCGGTGATGGCCAAGTCCCGGATCGGCCACTTCGTGGAGGCCCAGGTCCTGCAGGCGCTCGGCGTCGACTACATCGACGAGTCCGAGGTCCTCACCCCGGCCGACGAGGTCAACCACTCCGACAAGTGGGCGTTCACCACCCCCTTCGTCTGCGGCGCCACCAACCTGGGCGAGGCGCTGCGCCGGGTCGCCGAGGGCGCGGCGATGATCCGTTCCAAGGGCGAGGCCGGCACCGGCAACGTGGTCGAGGCCGTGCGCCACATGCGCCAGATCAACGCCGACATCCGCCGCCTGACCACGCTGGACGAGAACGAGCTCTACGTCGCGGCGAAGAACCTCCAGGCCCCCTACGAGCTGGTCAAGGAGGTCGCGCAGCTGGGCAAGCTCCCGGTCGTGCTGTTCTCCGCCGGCGGCGTGGCCACCCCGGCCGACGCGGCGCTGATGATGCAGCTGGGTGCCGAGGGCGTCTTCGTCGGCTCGGGCATCTTCAAGTCCGGCGACCCGGCCAAGCGCGCCGCCGCCGTCGTCAAGGCCACCACCTTCTTCGACGACCCGAAGGTCATCGCGGACGTCTCGCGCGGTCTGGGCGAGGCCATGGTCGGCATCAACTGCGACACCCTGCCCGAGACCGAGCGCTACGCCAACCGCGGCTGGTAG
- the pdxT gene encoding pyridoxal 5'-phosphate synthase glutaminase subunit PdxT, with protein sequence MSTRTAVIGVLALQGDVREHLIALAEADAQARPVRRPEELAEVDAVVIPGGESTTMSNLALSFGLMEPLRERVAKGMPVYGSCAGMIMLADVILDGRDDQQSVGGIDMTVRRNAFGRQNESFESAIDVKGFDSAVHGVFIRAPWVESVGAEVEVLAELPAADGAQSRIVAVRQGNLLATSFHPELTGDHRVHELFVRIVEEALADQG encoded by the coding sequence GTGTCCACCCGCACCGCAGTCATCGGCGTCCTGGCCCTGCAGGGCGACGTCCGCGAGCACCTCATAGCGCTCGCCGAGGCCGACGCGCAGGCCCGCCCGGTCCGCCGGCCCGAGGAACTGGCCGAGGTCGACGCCGTGGTGATCCCCGGTGGCGAGTCCACCACGATGTCCAACCTGGCGCTCTCCTTCGGCCTGATGGAGCCGCTGCGCGAGCGGGTCGCCAAGGGCATGCCGGTCTACGGCTCCTGCGCGGGCATGATCATGCTGGCCGACGTGATCCTGGACGGCCGGGACGACCAGCAGAGCGTCGGCGGCATCGACATGACGGTGCGTCGCAACGCCTTCGGCCGGCAGAACGAGTCCTTCGAGTCGGCGATCGACGTCAAGGGCTTCGACAGCGCGGTGCACGGCGTCTTCATCCGGGCCCCCTGGGTCGAGTCGGTCGGGGCCGAGGTCGAGGTGCTGGCCGAGCTGCCGGCCGCCGACGGGGCCCAGTCGCGGATCGTGGCGGTGCGTCAGGGGAACCTGCTGGCCACCTCCTTCCACCCGGAGCTGACCGGCGACCACCGGGTGCACGAGCTGTTCGTCCGGATCGTCGAGGAAGCGCTCGCCGACCAGGGCTGA
- a CDS encoding glycosyltransferase family 4 protein, whose protein sequence is MRIGIVCPYDWDVPGGVQFHIRDLAEHLIAQGHKVSVLAPADDESKLPAYVVSAGRAVAVPYNGSVARLSFGIISATRVRRWLRDGDFDILHVHEPASPSLSMLAGWAATGPMVATFHTSNPRSRVMTAASPILQPIFEKIDARIAVSEYARRTLVEHLGGDAVVIPNGVDVGFFAKAQADPRWTGRTIGFIGRINEPRKGLPTLLAALPQILAAHPEVRLLVAGKGDEAEAAAALAPEVRARVEFLGMVSDEEKARLLRSVDLYVAPNTGGESFGIILVEAMSAAAPVLASDLDAFAQVLDGGRAGELFPVEDAGALARAAVRLLDDPVRLAQLRTAAAEHVRRFDWSVVGADILAVYETVVDGMGGTGAASKVREDDRSSRPRRLLGPARD, encoded by the coding sequence GTGAGGATCGGCATCGTCTGCCCGTACGACTGGGACGTGCCGGGCGGTGTGCAGTTCCACATCCGCGACCTGGCCGAGCACCTGATCGCGCAGGGCCACAAGGTGTCGGTGCTGGCGCCGGCGGACGACGAGTCCAAGCTGCCCGCGTACGTGGTCTCGGCCGGGCGGGCGGTGGCCGTGCCGTACAACGGGTCGGTGGCGCGGCTGAGCTTCGGGATCATCTCGGCGACCCGGGTGCGGCGCTGGCTGCGCGACGGCGACTTCGACATCCTGCACGTGCACGAGCCGGCCTCGCCGAGCCTGTCGATGCTGGCGGGCTGGGCGGCGACCGGTCCGATGGTGGCGACCTTCCACACCTCCAACCCGCGCTCGCGGGTGATGACCGCGGCCTCGCCGATCCTGCAGCCGATCTTCGAGAAGATCGACGCCCGGATCGCGGTGAGCGAGTACGCCCGGCGCACCCTGGTGGAGCACCTGGGCGGGGACGCGGTGGTGATCCCGAACGGGGTGGACGTCGGGTTCTTCGCCAAGGCGCAGGCGGATCCGCGCTGGACCGGGCGGACGATCGGCTTCATCGGCCGGATCAACGAGCCGCGCAAGGGCCTGCCGACGCTGCTCGCGGCGCTGCCGCAGATCCTCGCCGCGCACCCCGAGGTGCGGCTGCTGGTGGCCGGCAAGGGCGACGAGGCGGAGGCGGCCGCCGCTCTGGCGCCCGAGGTGCGGGCCCGGGTGGAGTTCCTGGGCATGGTCAGCGACGAGGAGAAGGCCCGGCTGCTGCGCAGCGTCGACCTCTACGTGGCGCCCAACACCGGGGGCGAGAGCTTCGGGATCATCCTGGTGGAGGCGATGTCGGCGGCGGCTCCGGTGCTGGCCAGCGATCTGGACGCGTTCGCCCAGGTGCTGGACGGGGGCCGGGCGGGGGAGCTGTTCCCGGTGGAGGACGCGGGGGCGCTGGCCCGGGCGGCGGTGCGGCTGCTGGACGACCCGGTGCGGCTGGCCCAGCTGCGCACGGCGGCCGCGGAGCACGTGCGGCGGTTCGACTGGTCGGTGGTCGGCGCGGACATCCTGGCGGTGTACGAGACCGTGGTCGACGGGATGGGCGGCACCGGCGCGGCCTCCAAGGTGCGCGAGGACGACCGCAGTTCGCGCCCGCGCCGACTGCTGGGCCCGGCCCGGGACTGA